Proteins from one Esox lucius isolate fEsoLuc1 chromosome 19, fEsoLuc1.pri, whole genome shotgun sequence genomic window:
- the LOC105018631 gene encoding calcitonin gene-related peptide isoform X3 encodes MVMLKISAVLVAYALVICQMYSSQAAPARPGIESMTDRVTLTDYEARRLLNAIVKEFVQMTAEELEQQVNDGNDGNSVTAQKRACNTATCVTHRLADFLSRSGGMGNSNFVPTNVGSKAFGRRRRNAQM; translated from the exons ATGGTTATGTTGAAGATTTCTGCCGTCCTTGTTGCCTATGCCCTGGTCATTTGCCAGATGTACAGCTCCCAAGCGGCCCCCGCCAG ACCGGGCATAGAGTCCATGACAGACCGAGTCACCCTCACGGACTATGAGGCACGAAGGTTACTCAACGCCATAGTCAAGGAGTTTGTGCAGATGACAGCCGAAGAGCTGGAGCAGCAGGTGAACGATGGCAACGATGGCAATAG CGTTACAGCGCAGAAGCGGGCCTGCAACACAGCCACCTGTGTGACTCACCGCCTGGCAGACTTCCTGAGCCGGTCGGGGGGCATGGGAAACAGCAACTTTGTCCCCACCAACGTGGGCTCCAAGGCCTTCGGCCGGCGGAGGAGAAACGCCCAGATGTGA
- the LOC105018631 gene encoding calcitonin gene-related peptide isoform X2, whose protein sequence is MVMLKISAVLVAYALVICQMYSSQAAPARPGIESMTDRVTLTDYEARRLLNAIVKEFVQMTAEELEQQVNDGNDGNSSVTAQKRACNTATCVTHRLADFLSRSGGMGNSNFVPTNVGSKAFGRRRRNAQM, encoded by the exons ATGGTTATGTTGAAGATTTCTGCCGTCCTTGTTGCCTATGCCCTGGTCATTTGCCAGATGTACAGCTCCCAAGCGGCCCCCGCCAG ACCGGGCATAGAGTCCATGACAGACCGAGTCACCCTCACGGACTATGAGGCACGAAGGTTACTCAACGCCATAGTCAAGGAGTTTGTGCAGATGACAGCCGAAGAGCTGGAGCAGCAGGTGAACGATGGCAACGATGGCAATAG CAGCGTTACAGCGCAGAAGCGGGCCTGCAACACAGCCACCTGTGTGACTCACCGCCTGGCAGACTTCCTGAGCCGGTCGGGGGGCATGGGAAACAGCAACTTTGTCCCCACCAACGTGGGCTCCAAGGCCTTCGGCCGGCGGAGGAGAAACGCCCAGATGTGA
- the LOC105018631 gene encoding calcitonin-1 isoform X1 yields MVMLKISAVLVAYALVICQMYSSQAAPARPGIESMTDRVTLTDYEARRLLNAIVKEFVQMTAEELEQQVNDGNDGNSMERPLTKRCSNLSTCVLGKLSQDLHKLQTFPRTDVGAGTPGKKRSAPESERYASYGEKFDSI; encoded by the exons ATGGTTATGTTGAAGATTTCTGCCGTCCTTGTTGCCTATGCCCTGGTCATTTGCCAGATGTACAGCTCCCAAGCGGCCCCCGCCAG ACCGGGCATAGAGTCCATGACAGACCGAGTCACCCTCACGGACTATGAGGCACGAAGGTTACTCAACGCCATAGTCAAGGAGTTTGTGCAGATGACAGCCGAAGAGCTGGAGCAGCAGGTGAACGATGGCAACGATGGCAATAG CATGGAAAGACCCCTTACCAAGCGCTGCTCCAACCTCAGCACCTGCGTTCTGGGCAAACTGTCCCAGGACCTGCACAAATTACAAACATTCCCCCGCACGGACGTGGGCGCTGGCACGCCTGGCAAGAAACGCAGCGCACCCGAGAGCGAACGCTATGCAAGCTACGGGGAGAAGTTTGACAGCATCTAA